A region of the Candidatus Taylorbacteria bacterium genome:
TCGCACCTCCTCCTCGGCGAAAAAACTCTGCGCGCTTGCGCGCCGAATTCGGATTCATTTTTGGCGGATTCCCTTGCGGATTCTGGGCGAAATTCAGGCGGAAACCATTGGGACGCGCTTCGCGCGTCCCGCATTTGGGCTTCTTCAAAACCTCTGAGTTCTATTCTGGTGCCCGAGGTGGGAATCGAACCCACACGTCCATAGGACAACTGATTTTAAGTCAGTTCTGGCTACCTGTTACAGCACTCGGGCAATTTTTTGCTAAAACAATTTTTCGGGTAAATGTTCTAGGGAGGCCACGGCGAGAATTGGCTACTACATAGCCAGGTGCTTTTCCATCTCGAGGACTCGATAAGGAAAAGCCTTTCGATTCTCGCACGCATACAAAGCAGTTTGTATGCTCATGTCCTGGAGGCCACGGCGAGAATTGAACTCGCGCATAACGCTTTTGCAGAGCGTCGACTTACCACTTGTCTACGTGGCCAATATAAACTTTACTTCATATTCCAGAATCTCCGCCTGCGTCGGAGTTCGGACGGGCAGGTATAATCCAGATTCCAAAATCTACTTTGCATTTGATATCCTATCGATATTTTGCCTGTTTTTTTCGCCTAAATCAATGGCGAAGTCGAAGAAGGGGATTCTGCCGATTCTGGAATGTAATCGGACATATTCTTGAAAATCTCCTCGCTTTCTTTTTAGGAAAAGCTCGACTGTTTTCATTTTCTCTTCTGGAAGCGCGGTGAAAAGAATGAGAGCGTTTTTTCCATCATTCGTGACGCGCACATCGGTGACGGTAACGAGCGATGCTCCGCTTGATTCTTCTTGGATGAACTTTGCCGCCAATTCCGATATCGCGTGTTTAATTTTTTGGTCTCGTATTTCCATAAGTGCGACACTAATCTACGAATTCATGCGAATCTACAAATAAAATCAATTCTCTGATTTTTTCTATTCGTGGCATTCGTTCCTTATTCGTAGATTCGCATCGTGTTCGATTATTTCTGAATAATCTTAAATCCCTCTATCTTATCTCCCGGGACGATTTCGATTTGGCATTGAATTTCTGCGCCGAATTCGGTGTCTTTTTTTGCCTCCGATGCTCTTGTCTTTTGCTGTTCCAGACCGCGGATTTTTCCCTTTCCGATTTCAGCTTCGCGCCTGAAAATTTTCACCTCTTCTCCAACGTACATTGTGCCGTCTTCTACCCGGCCTCCCACAATCTGTTTGTTTTTGTTTCTGCTGAAGACTTTCAATATTTTCGCTTTTCCCCGCGCTTCTTCCACGTTTATTTTCGGCACCAACGCTTCCATTTCTTTCTTGAGCCACTCCACGAGCTTGTAGATAATGTTCTCAATGTGAATCGTGATTCCCGATCTCTCCGCCAAATTTTTTGCCTGCAAGTCAATCTTGGCATTGAACCCAAGAACAAAAACATTTTTTAAATCTCCCGCGCTCTGAATGTCCCCGAGCGAGACTTCTCCCACATCGGAGCGAACAATCTTGATGAGGAGCATATCACTCTTTATTTTTTTGATTTCGCTCACAATCGCTTCGAGCGACCCGGCAGTATCCGCTTTCAGAATGATATTTATCTGAATCTTTGACGCATCCTCGCTTGCGACAGCACTCTTTTGGATTTTGTCCGGCGCGGTTTTTTCAATATACGTTTCCGCCTCTTTCTTGTTTGAAAACGTGTGAAAGGTGTCGCCCACTTTGGGGAGGGTGCTCCAGCCGATTACAGTTACCGGCGAGGAAAATGTTGCTTCGACTATTTTTTCTCCCGCGAAGTTCTCGATGTTCCGCAGAGACGCAAGGCTTTTTCCGGATACCACAGTTTGTCCCTGTTTCAACGAACCGTTTTTAATGAGAAGCATCGAGGAAATTCCGCGCTTCGCATCCAAATGACCTTCGATTACGATGCCTTCCGCGTTGATGTGCGAGTCTCCTTTTAGTTCAGCAAGCTCGGCCACTAAGAGGACTAAATCGAGCAACTCCGAAATGCCCGCTCCTGATTTTCCCGAAATTGCTGTCCACGGTATTTGACCTCCATAGCCCTCAAGATAGATTTCATGCTCCGCCAAACTTTGTTTAGTGCGTTCGAGGTCCGCTTTGGGAGAATCGATTTTGTTGATGGCGACTATGTAGGGAATTTTTGCATTCACAATGGACTTCATTGCTTCGAGCGTTTGCGGTTTCACTCCTTCTTCCGCGGACACAACCAGTATGGCGACGTCGGCGACCGACGCGCCTCTCGTCCGGATTCCTTCGAACGCCTCGTGTCCGGGAGTATCCAAAAAAGTAATTTTACTTTCTACTCCGACGGGGCTTTTGTGAACGACTTCGTACGCTCCCAAATGCTGGGTGATGCCTCCGGCCTCGCCCTCGGTTACTTTTGTTTTTCTAATATAATCCAAGAGGGTCGATTTTCCATGGTCAATATGCCCCATAATTGCGATTACGGGAGAACGCTTTATCAAAGCAGGTGTTTGTTTGTGGGTGCTCTTAGGCATGATTTTTTTTGTTGAAGTTTTAAACGAAAAAGGCAATTGACATTTGACCTTCCTGACCATTCGCACCATGGCGGACGCGGTTGACAATCTCGACATAGGAAGTCGGGGCTCCGACTACAACGTCGGAGCTGACCGCAGAATTTTCGCTTTGCGAAAATTCTGCGGTCACATGTCAAATGTTTTCTAAAGCAAAAGCGAAGCTTTCGCTTTAGAGAGCGCTTCTTTTTCTTCCGGCGAGAGCTCTTGAAGCGATTGCCAATCTTTGACCGGTTTAGAAAATACGCTGACTCTTTCGCGGGCGTTCAAACTTGAAATAATAACCCCGTCTCCTTTTTCGTTGACGCAGGCAGTCGCGAAGCTTTGTTTGCCTCCCGAGCCGTTTCCGGAGAATGCGTCAAAGCGGATTGTCTCAATACTTTGGGACGATCTCTTAAGCCTTTTTTCAACACTGACGAGGTATCGTTCCATCTCGTTTTGGAACTTGGCATTTTCTTTCACATTCCTGTATATCTCGATAATCGAAGACTCCAGGTTTTTTGAGTTTTTCCCTAACATTCTTCGGATCTTTATTTCCAGTCTTACGCACCAGAGCACAGACAAAAGCAGAGCAACTGATAATGCAATAAGGGGCTAGAATGAAGAATCTAGGGGTATACTCATAGTTAGAATCCATCTCACCGAAAACCGATTACAATAAATAAAAATACTTGGCTCGGAACATCGAGCAAATTTCGGTCCAAAACAAAGTTTCGCCAGTCGGCAGAGTCCCTTGTCGCATCCTCTTTTTTGCCTCGAAATTTGTCAATTTTAACGAGCCATTTTTGGTGAGATGAATTCTGAAGAATACTAGCATAAAATAAGGTGTTTTGCCACCAAACAAGCGCGACG
Encoded here:
- a CDS encoding ribosome-binding factor A is translated as MEIRDQKIKHAISELAAKFIQEESSGASLVTVTDVRVTNDGKNALILFTALPEEKMKTVELFLKRKRGDFQEYVRLHSRIGRIPFFDFAIDLGEKNRQNIDRISNAK
- a CDS encoding translation initiation factor IF-2, with translation MPKSTHKQTPALIKRSPVIAIMGHIDHGKSTLLDYIRKTKVTEGEAGGITQHLGAYEVVHKSPVGVESKITFLDTPGHEAFEGIRTRGASVADVAILVVSAEEGVKPQTLEAMKSIVNAKIPYIVAINKIDSPKADLERTKQSLAEHEIYLEGYGGQIPWTAISGKSGAGISELLDLVLLVAELAELKGDSHINAEGIVIEGHLDAKRGISSMLLIKNGSLKQGQTVVSGKSLASLRNIENFAGEKIVEATFSSPVTVIGWSTLPKVGDTFHTFSNKKEAETYIEKTAPDKIQKSAVASEDASKIQINIILKADTAGSLEAIVSEIKKIKSDMLLIKIVRSDVGEVSLGDIQSAGDLKNVFVLGFNAKIDLQAKNLAERSGITIHIENIIYKLVEWLKKEMEALVPKINVEEARGKAKILKVFSRNKNKQIVGGRVEDGTMYVGEEVKIFRREAEIGKGKIRGLEQQKTRASEAKKDTEFGAEIQCQIEIVPGDKIEGFKIIQK
- a CDS encoding DUF4446 family protein; translation: MALSVALLLSVLWCVRLEIKIRRMLGKNSKNLESSIIEIYRNVKENAKFQNEMERYLVSVEKRLKRSSQSIETIRFDAFSGNGSGGKQSFATACVNEKGDGVIISSLNARERVSVFSKPVKDWQSLQELSPEEKEALSKAKASLLL